From one Marmota flaviventris isolate mMarFla1 chromosome 1, mMarFla1.hap1, whole genome shotgun sequence genomic stretch:
- the Rpl14 gene encoding large ribosomal subunit protein eL14 — MVFRRFVEVGRVAYVSFGPHAGKLVAIVDVIDQNRALVDGPCTQVRRQAMPFKCMQLTDFILKFPHSARQKYVRQAWQKADINTKWAATRWAKKIEARERKAKMTDFDRYKVMKAKKMRNRIIKNEVKKLQRAAILKASPKKAPVAKAAIAAAAAAAAAAKAKIPAKKVTPAGKKAPAQKAPAQKASGQKAAAPPPKAQKSQKAPAQKAPAPKTSGKKA; from the exons ATG GTTTTCAGGCGTTTTGTGGAGGTTGGCCGGGTGGCCTACGTCTCCTTTGGGCCTCATGCTGGAAAGCTGGTTGCAATTGTAGATGTTATTGATCAGAACAGG GCTTTGGTTGATGGACCTTGCACTCAGGTAAGGAGACAGGCCATGCCTTTCAAATGTATGCAGCTCACTGATTTCATCCTCAAGTTTCCTCACAG TGCCCGTCAGAAGTATGTTCGGCAAGCCTGGCAGAAGGCAGATATCAATACAAAATGGGCAGCCACAAGATGGGCCAAGAAGATTGAAGCCAGAGAAAGG aaagccAAGATGACTGATTTTGATCGTTATAAAGTAATGAAGGCAAAGAAAATG AGGAACAGAATAATCAAGAATGAAGTTAAGAAGCTTCAGAGGGCGGCTATCCTGAAAGCTTCTCCCAAAAAGGCACCTGTTGCTAAGGCTGCAAttgcagctgcagcagcagctgctgctgctgctaaagCTAAAATTCCAGCAAAAAAGGTAACTCCAGCAGGCAAGAAGGCTCCGGCCCAAAAGGCTCCTGCCCAGAAAGCCTCAGGCCAGAAGGCAGCAGCGCCGCCTCCAAAAGCTCAGAAGAGTCAGAAAGCTCCAGCCCAGAAAGCACCTGCTCCGAAGACATCTGGCAAGAAAGCATAA